From the Streptomyces sp. SN-593 genome, the window GCCAGCACGGCCGCGAAGGAGACCGCGTTGAGGTAGAAGCACAGGGTGAGGCCCAGGGCGCCGGCGGCCGCCCCGCCGGCCGCCGCGCCCAGCACGCGGGCGAGGTTGCCCGAGACGGAGTTGAGCGAGACCGCGTTGCCGATCTGGCCGTCCGAGACCAGCTCGGGAATGAAGGACTGCCGCACGGGAGTGTCGAAGACCTCGACCAGCCCGAGCAGCACCGCGAGCACGTAGATGATCCAGACGTGCATCGCGCCGAGTTGGGTGATGACGCCGAACGCGCAGGCCAGGACCCCGGACAGGAACTGTGTCACGTACAGCACGCGCTGCTTGTCCATGCGGTCGGCGATCACCCCGCCCTGCGGACCCAGCAGGAACAGCGGGCCGAACCGCGCGGCGACGGTCAGGCCGAGCACCGAGCCGGAGTGGCTGAGGCTGAGCACCAGCAGCGACTGGGCGACCGTCTGCATCCACGTGCCGCTCATGGAGACGAGCTGGCCGAAGAAGAAGAGCCGGTAGTTGCGCGTGCGCAGTGAGGAGAAGGTGGCGCTCAGCAACGGAGCGCCGGGCGCGGGCCGGGGCACGGTTCGGCGTCCTCTCCCGGCGAGTGCCGGATCTCAGATCGTTCACGTAAATCGTTGAGTGATGTCGTGGACAAAGCCATTGACTAATGTTGTACAGCATCCTAACGTTCGGGCCGGTCGCGGTGACAGGTCGTAGCAGGTCGGGAAGCGCTCGACGGCACCGGACACCAACCAGCAGGAAGGTCGTCACGATGGGATCACCGAGTCGCCCCGAGGGCTCCGAAGCCGTGTCCTTGCCGGCCGAGGACCGGGCCGCGATCCACGAGCTGATCGCGAAGTACACCGTCGCCGAGGACTCCGGGCAGGCCGACGACCTGGCCGCCCTCTTCACCGAGGACGGCCGGTTCACCAACAGCAAGGGCGTCTCGGTGGCCGGCCGCGAGGAGCTCGCCCGGCACGCGAGGAAGCGCTGGGAGAAGCCGGCAGCTCGGGACATCGTGCACTTGGTCGGTAATGTCACCGTCGAGGCGACCTCCGACGGCGCCCGTGCCGAGTCCGCCGCGATGTCCGTGCTCCGGCACGCGGACGGGTTCACCATCCGGGACCTGGTGTCCAAGGTCGACGAGCTTCGCCGCGAGGACGGCCGGTGGCTGTTCAGCAGCCGCACGATCGTCCCGACGCAGCGATGAGCCGGCCGGCCGCCGGGAATGTTCGGGCCGCTGGTCCAGCGGCGCAGCCAGTCGGTTCCGCAACAAAGGAGAGAACGCGTGGATCTTCAGCGACTTCAGCCGGGAGTGCCGGGTGCGCGGGCACGCACACGGGTGCGTGCGGGTGCGTGGGTGGCCGCTGCCGCCGCCATGGCCATGGCGCTGGCGGCCTGTGGAGGTGGCGGTTCCGGGGGTTCCTCCGGGGGCACCACGACGAACGGGCTGATCAAGATCAGGGTCGGCAGCAGCCCGGGCAACGAAGACGCCACCCCGTTCTTCGCCGCCCAGGCGCAGGGCTTCTTCAAGAAGAACGGCCTGGACGTCAGCGAGACGGACATCGCCGGCGGTGACACCGCCACCGCGGCCGAACTCGCGAGCAAGTCGCTGGACGTCGTGATCGGCAACGCCTCCGAGTGGATCGGCGACATCGCGAAGAAGAGCATCTCGGGCAAGATCATCGGTGAGTACACCGACCAGAACTACGTGATCGTGGCGCGTAAGGGGATCACGGACGTCTCCCAGCTCAAGGGCAAGACGATCGGCATCTCCAGCGTCGGCGGCGGCGACCAGATCTACAACCTGGCGGTCCTGTCCCACAGCGGGATCAAGAGCGGCGACATCAAGCAGTTGGCGCTCGGCGGCACCGCCGCCCGCATCGGAGCGCTGGAGTCCGGCCGCATCGACGCCACCGAACTGCCGACGACCACGGTCCCCGACGAGCTGGAGAGCCGCATCATCCTCACCGGCGCGGCGAGCCCGGTGAAGCTCATCTCCGGCGCCATCTTCGCCCGGCAGGACCTGATCGACTCCCAGGGGGCCGCGCTCAAGAAGTTCGTCACGGCGATGGGCCAGGCCGCCGACTGGGTCCGGGCCAACCCGAAGGCCGCGGTCGCCGCCTGCCAGAAGACCGGCTCCACCGCGGCCAGTTGCGCGAAGGACATCTCGATCGCGACCGGTCCGCAGTCCAACGCCTACACCTGGTCGTCGACCTGCGCGATCAACCTGCCCGCGGTGCAGGGCACGCTGTCGGCGGTCGCCGCGCTGGTGCCGCAGGTCAAGGGGCTCACCGAGAAGGACGTCGCGGACACCTCGTTCGCGGGCACCAAACCCTGATCCGCAACCACGCGCGGCGCGAGGGCGGAGGCGGTCGGCCTCCGCCCTCGCGCCGCGTCCACAGCCGGTTCCCGGCCGGGCGACCGGCCCGAAGCGAAGGAGACGCGACCATGCCCGACATCACCATCGACGACACGCTCACCATGCGGTACGAGGACGACTGCTTCGTCGAGCCCTGGCGCACGCCGGAGACCGTCCTGCTGGTGCACGGCGTCGGCGGCTCGATCGCCGAGTGGTACGCGTGGGTTCCGCCGCTGGCCGCCGAGTACCGCGTGGTGCGGGTGGACCTGCGTGGGTGGGGCGGGTCGAGCATCCCGCCCGAGGGCTACCCGTGGTCGATGGACCGCTACGCCGACGACCTCGCGGCCTTCCTCGACGGCATGGGCCTGGACAAGGTCCACTTCGTCGGCACGAAGCTCGGCGGGCGGATCGGGCTGCACTTCGCCACGCGCCATCCCGAACGGCTGCACACGCTGTCCCTGGTCTGCACCCCCATGACGATCCGGTTCGGGCCGGACGACCACGGGCAGCGGCTCCCGCGCGAGATCGGCGGCCGCGAGGGGTTGGAGCGCTGGGCGCGCGACACCATGGAGGAGCGGCTCGGAGCCGTCGACCCGGCGATGACCGAGTGGTGGGTGGACCTGTACACCAACTGCTCGCCGCGGGTCATGGGCGAGGTGCTGAGGATGGCGTGGGAGACCGAGGAGTACTCGCTGCTGCCGGGCATCGGCACGCCCACGCTGGTCGTCGACAGCGACGCCGAGACGCCGATCCCGGAGATCCGCCGGTGGCAGTCGATCATCCCCGACTCGGCCTTCACCGAGATCGAGATCAGCACCGAGGGCCGGCAGATCTCCGCCTCGAAGCCGGCGGACTGCGTCGCCGCCGTGCTGGACTACCTCCGGGCGCGCCGGCCGGAGGGCCGCTGACGGCTGAGGGCTGAGGGCTGAGGGCTGACCGCTGAGGGCCGGGGGCCGGGGGCCGGGGGCCGACGGCTGGTCGGCCGGCGGGTCCGCGACGCCTCAGAGCACGGCCATCCACTCCATCGTTTCGCGGCCGACGTCGATCGGCCAGCTCCCGGCGGGGTCGAGCGCCGACCCGCTGATCCGGAACGCGGCCAGGGAGGCGGGGACCGTCCGCAGCCGGCCGTCCTCGCGCACCGCCATCGGCTTCATGTTCGCCACGAGCAGCAGGCGTCCGGTGGGGTCCACCGAGAAGGTGCGGGGGAAGATGCCGCCCGTCTCGACCTCCCGCAGGACCTCGGTGCGGCCGCCGAGGCCGCCGATCCCCAGCACGCTGATGCTGTTCCGGCCGCCGGCGAAGACCGGGGGCACCTCGGGCGTGACCCAGCCGGGACCCCGCTCGCCGCCGCCCTCGATCCCGTCGGCGCGGTTGGACACGTAGACCAGCCGCCCTTCCGGGTGCACGTGGAGGGCGGCGGCGAGCTGGCGCGGCGCCGGCTCGCCGGGCGGCAGCAGCGGGGTGACGGCCAGCGGCTCGTCGTGCACCCCGGCCTCGTCCAGGCGCAGGGTGACGAGCTGGTTCTGCGGTTCGAGCGCGACGAACAGCAGCGGGCGGGTCGGGTGGAAGTCCACGTGCCGCGGGTTGAACAGCTCCACCCCGCCCTTGCCGGCCAGGTCCACGGTCCGCTCGGGTGTGACGACCCCGTCGCGGTAGGACAGCACGTTCAGCCGTCCGGGCACCGCGGCGC encodes:
- a CDS encoding nuclear transport factor 2 family protein, with the translated sequence MGSPSRPEGSEAVSLPAEDRAAIHELIAKYTVAEDSGQADDLAALFTEDGRFTNSKGVSVAGREELARHARKRWEKPAARDIVHLVGNVTVEATSDGARAESAAMSVLRHADGFTIRDLVSKVDELRREDGRWLFSSRTIVPTQR
- a CDS encoding ABC transporter substrate-binding protein translates to MAAAAAMAMALAACGGGGSGGSSGGTTTNGLIKIRVGSSPGNEDATPFFAAQAQGFFKKNGLDVSETDIAGGDTATAAELASKSLDVVIGNASEWIGDIAKKSISGKIIGEYTDQNYVIVARKGITDVSQLKGKTIGISSVGGGDQIYNLAVLSHSGIKSGDIKQLALGGTAARIGALESGRIDATELPTTTVPDELESRIILTGAASPVKLISGAIFARQDLIDSQGAALKKFVTAMGQAADWVRANPKAAVAACQKTGSTAASCAKDISIATGPQSNAYTWSSTCAINLPAVQGTLSAVAALVPQVKGLTEKDVADTSFAGTKP
- a CDS encoding alpha/beta fold hydrolase, which encodes MPDITIDDTLTMRYEDDCFVEPWRTPETVLLVHGVGGSIAEWYAWVPPLAAEYRVVRVDLRGWGGSSIPPEGYPWSMDRYADDLAAFLDGMGLDKVHFVGTKLGGRIGLHFATRHPERLHTLSLVCTPMTIRFGPDDHGQRLPREIGGREGLERWARDTMEERLGAVDPAMTEWWVDLYTNCSPRVMGEVLRMAWETEEYSLLPGIGTPTLVVDSDAETPIPEIRRWQSIIPDSAFTEIEISTEGRQISASKPADCVAAVLDYLRARRPEGR
- a CDS encoding lactonase family protein, whose protein sequence is MPDVLAAIGPDLHLWTLRTDGPELAHRGALTMPARVQYGWPHGRLPIAYIACADRGPGSAGRYFLCAVRRDPDGPVLLQEPVPVRDRPIHLTVDAENRHLIVVYNEPSGLTVHALLPDGTLAPGEPSSPDLDLGVYAHQARVTPAGDRLIVPSRGWAQGPGRAAVPGRLNVLSYRDGVVTPERTVDLAGKGGVELFNPRHVDFHPTRPLLFVALEPQNQLVTLRLDEAGVHDEPLAVTPLLPPGEPAPRQLAAALHVHPEGRLVYVSNRADGIEGGGERGPGWVTPEVPPVFAGGRNSISVLGIGGLGGRTEVLREVETGGIFPRTFSVDPTGRLLLVANMKPMAVREDGRLRTVPASLAAFRISGSALDPAGSWPIDVGRETMEWMAVL